The Equus asinus isolate D_3611 breed Donkey chromosome 1, EquAss-T2T_v2, whole genome shotgun sequence genome segment GGTCCTGTTTGTGTTGGAAGCTCAGCTGATGCTGACCGGCCCCAGTGGACGTCGGCGCCCGGGAGAGGCGCCTCGCCAGCGCCGCCCAAGTCGTTGCGGCCTGCATCCCGGTAAGTGGCCGCTGGGGGACAGAGGCGGGACGATAGGCCAGGGAAGGGGGCAGCCTGGTCGCCCTGAGCGCTTGTCCGGCCCTCCGGGTCTTCTTACCTCCCCTCAGAGGACACTTCCAGAGGACGAGGGCGGGGAGACGCCCGGCCTCGAGGACGTCCCTGACCAAGGCTCCAGAAGGCGCCCGGGCCCCGGGAGGAGCCGGCGGGTCCGGGCCTCCGGGTGGGTTTCGCCGGCCCGGGCGCGCACACTGTTTTGGTTTCTCTGGTCCCGCCCCGCGCTGGCTGTCCCTCCCCCGCGACTCCCAGCCGCGTTATCCTGAGTCTGGCTTCCCTGGGCTGTGCGTTCTCCAGCAGTTCTCTGGGGACTGTCCCAGCAGTTACCCTAGGCTCCATCATTCTCGACTGTCAGTGTGCCCCGGATGATTCTGCGGCTCAGTGTTTTCATTCATCAGCGATTTCTTTTTAACCCCACCCACCTTTAACTCTTTCTCTGGCTGCTGTTGCCTGAGCGGATTCAGGTGTGTGCTTTGGAAAAGATGAGGTTTTATGAATCACTGTATTGCAGTGCTTCCCGTCGTTGTCATTTTATCATCATGCTGGGAGGAACCTGGTTCTGCGCCTAAGACAATGACAGCTTTAAAGGAAAGTGGTGACTCTTAGGAAAACCCTAGAAGAGACGTGGCATAAGGGACTATCATAGAATCCTGTTTAAAATAGTGTTTTTGCTTCCAGTAACAATTGCATCCTGGTTCTACAATCCTAGTTGTTGAGATTTCAAGAATGACAAGATTGTGTGTCACTGTATCGAGAAAATGCTGTTGTTAAAACAGTGaaatattaagaatttaaaaatccgacaatttttaaaaagtatattaaacTGTGAACTGAGTTTATGCCTCTTATAAGGCAGTTGTTTCAAACCCATTGTAGTTATTTTGTTTAGTTGCTTGTGCAAATTAGTTGTGCTTTCAATGTCAGGACATGTTCttatttcatgatttttgttAATCAAACTTTTTGAATGTTGATCtcgttttttctatttctatatcaGATCTGAATTAAAGTCTTGAAAACAATGTCCTTTTAACGAGTGATGTTGAACGAAAGGATCAGTTTCACTAGTTTATACATTTACTTCACATGCGAAGTGGATAAAGTGCAGCTTGTCCTTCGAGTTGTTTTTTGGCTCAGTGATGGCAGAGAAATTGTGCTGAAGAGTACCTGTTGCCTCACTTGTGGAAGATATGTGTGTGTAAAGGTCAGAGTTAGAACTCTTAGCCCGAGACACCTTCCTGTCCCGTCGCGTCTTAATCCTAATCTTTCACTCTAGGGTCTTATATTTACTTTGTTCATTATCCACTACTTTTTAGAACTCGCTCTTGTATTGGTTTCCATTGCCCTGATCTTTTCAGGGTCGCTTTTCTCCTGagcttttctgtttccttggaAGACTTTCTCTTCCTAACTCTGGATGGCAGTCAAGGCTCTACTCTTGTTCATCTCTCTAAAccagagttttaaaatttgaaaccCAAGGACTATTTTAATAGGCCCATGAATGGGAAATGTCCTGGAAAAGAAAGTGTATATATGcaaataagcatttttttaaggaagaggaGCTTTTATCAGGTTCTGTGATCACAAAATGCTCAAGAATTATTACTGGAAACCTTTCTTGGGTAAATCCAGTCTTATGGTTGCAGCTGTGACTGTACTGACAACTCCAAACAGATATCCACAGCCTATATTCCTATAATATATCTTCATTTGACTGTTGCTTCATCCTGTGAATccaagagatttttctttcatattagaTTGGCCCCCTTTCCGGTTACCTCATATTCTCAAacggcattctccctgtgtctctgatTAGGAACGCTTAAGTTATCTTGACACCTCCCTCTCCTGACCCCATTCTTCCCTGTCACCAAATCCTGCGTTTTGTTGTTTCCCCATTTTCAAAGTATGGCTCAAAGTAACCCTCTTCTCCATTATAGTAGTTACCTTAATTCAAACTTTTGTCACCTTATGCTTGCATtattgagtgagtgagtgaagtCCTCTGTACGTTCGTTCTTTCCATCCTCAGCTGAACCTCTGCCTAGCAATTCCGTTATTTCCTCTAGTTAAAATTTAATTCCATTCCCTAGTGGTTGGTCTAAGCCTCGCTGTTCTGTCTATGCCTCCACTGTGTTTATACTACCCTATAAACAGGTCATCTagtcttctctgctctttctcagcAGATGATGGCACCTCCCAGTTTACAttcttctcttcatctttctccAATCTAACTTTTGTTCCACCTGAGTTTACTCTCAAAACTCTACATTTACTAGTGTTATGATTTGGGAGCAGTTAAATTAAGCTTGTTGATTTTGTTGGCAGCTCTCTATATTTAGTAATTCTTGTTTGACAATATTAGTTTCTAGAGAGGTGTATTAAAATATTAGGATCACGGAATTGTCTAgtcttgtaattttttcccctttttttggcTTTATATTCTGTATTTCAATGCCAAGTTGATAGATGTATTCATAATTGGTCTTGAGGGTTATATCTTGTTGGAAAGAAACAGTGCAGACTCCTTACCGCAGTGTAGGCCTATGTAGCTCTGGCTTCTGCTTGACTCTTGGGCCCGTCTCTACCGTTGTTCCCATTTCTTACTTGCCTTCACCCACCTTGTTCTTCTTGATGTTCCTGAATAGATAAAGCTCATTCCTGCCTCCAAAGTCTTGGTTGCTTTTTCCTCCGCCTTGAAGGCTTTTTCCCCAGATACTTTTAATACTTTGCTtcctcacttcattcaggtctccAGTAAAATGTCAACTCAGTTCTTCTCCTGACCGCTTCGACTAAAATAGCACTCTTGTGCCCTTCCTCCCTAACctccactttgtttttcttcatgacGCTTTTTGACTCATAGTATACATTATattagttatttgtttatttgctaatAGAGTGTCTTGTTCTCCAAGGCCTAGAAGACTTCCTGAAGTTtactaagtaaataaattattccTTTTACTATTATATACTGTCCTTTTTTAATCCTTATCTAGTGCTTTTGCCTTAAATTTGCCTTAAagtgcctttgttttcttttgtttggtgtGGGCCTGGCATATCATTTTGCCCACTCCTTTATTTTCAGCCATTCTTTGTCATTATATTATAGGTGTGTCTACTAACTAGCATGTAGCTGGAgttatcatttctaaaattttgctcTTCCTGTTCActgggaagtttttatttttgcctctttatttttgttccctctgttataACATTGAACATTTTAAACCTActtaattttttcctattatttctaaACCTTGGTTACACATTTTCCTGTTGGCTATATTTGCTGGCACTGGAGGTGAGGATTCATTGCCTTGCTGGTTTTGTAACCTTTGTGAGTTAATCTTCAGTGGTGGTTGCTTAGAGCGGGAGTCCCACTTGCCCTAAGCTTTGGAAGAGTCCTTACATGGCAGTAGAGTTGACTCTGCCGAGGCCCGCTGGGCTTTACCACGCTAACTAGTTTCCGTTTGCTTGGTGTCTGCACCAGCAAGGCAATGTGACTGCAGATCCAGGCCTGTGACTCCTCTTCAACTGTGCATTTCCCACTGttgtgttggtttttttgttgttgttgttgtggtagaaaacataaaatttaccgtcttaacctTTTTTAATTGTATAGTTTAGTAGCATTAAGTACCtttacattgttgtgaaacagatctccagtaCTTCTTCATTTTGcggaactgaaactctgtacccattaaacaacaatttTCCTTTGCCCCATTCCCCCAGCCTCttgtaaccaccattctactttctatatcTATGCATTGACTATGCTGcctggcttatgtcacttaaggtccttaaggttcatccatgttgtagcatgtgacaggatttccctcctttttaaggctgcataatactccattgtgtgtatataccacatgttgTTTGTTCATCTGtcttggacatttgggttgtttccacctctgctcttgtgaatagtgctgctgtgaacacaagTGTGGAAATAACTCTTCaattcctttggatgtatacccagaaggaggattgctggatcatatggtagttctatttttaatattttgaggaaccaccgTACTCTTTGCCTAcaccattttacagtcccaccaacagtgctgaagggttccaacttctccacatctctgtcaacacttattttctatttttttgataatagccatcctgatgagtgtgaggtgatacctcatttggttttgatttgcatttttctaaagatcagtgatgttgagcatctttttcataCGCTTTTTTGCCATTTgtgtatcatctttggagaaatgtctagtcaagtcctttgcccattttttaatgtgttatttgattttttgttgagttgtaggagtccGTTATTGGTTTTGAGCATGGCTCTTTATCCACAAGTACTTTAATTGTATTTCATCAAGTATTTCTGTGTTGGGGATTGTGGTGCTTTTATGTTAATTCAGCCTGCTAAGTTGACTGCAAGTCCTGAGGAGTTCAGAAGAGCCAGGAAGACAgatatgtttgtttcttttctctcctctcctctgtacAATCcgatatttgaaaataataggtGCACATGCAGTTTAGAGAGATTTTGGTTCAGACTCTCCTCTTCTGGACAGCCACAATAGGTTCTAGGTTTCTGTCTTTCTCAGGCTTGTCCCATTGCTCCATCCTGTCAGTGATCTGCTGGAATCATCTTTCTAATGTCAttcctttgcttaaaatattttattgatgagTTTGAGTTTTAATTTCCTTGACAAGATTTACAAGACCCTTCATAATCTGGCCCAAACTATCTTTACAATATTATTTTCTACCTTTCCCTTATTATTCTTTCCAGGTCCTGGAGGAAAACTAGACTACTTGCAATTTTTGCTCTTTTTGTGTTTACTtgtgtctatttttttccatgaTTTAGATTTCTCGCCTTCCCCTCTCATCTTTTCCCTGTGatgatttcctttttaactttGCCCAGTTTTTAGCATCTTTTTTTGGACTTACCCGGATGTCTGCTCTCACTTTGTGTCTTCCATTAACATGGCACCATCTGTTAAAGTGCTTTAAATTGTTTGCTTTCtctaattacaaaagtaatacctGCTCATTGTAAGTAATTcacaagacaaaaataaaagtaaaagctcTTCTCCTCATTCTCCTTGATCCCACTCCTCAGTTCACAGTAAAAAATAAACTGGTTCTTATCCTTTCAGAAtccctttgtctctttttctgtatatgcgtgtgtgtagCCAAAGATTTAAACTGCAcatatagtttttgttttcttttatcataTGATATCTGCATTTCAACATCTCTGTCTCTTCATGGGTGTATAGTGCGTATAGCATTGCAGcttgcctttttctctgtgctgTGTATGAAGGATATGGCAATATATGCAGATCACCCAGTTCTGCTATTTTAATTGCTACATAATATTATGTGGTAACTTCTTCCATTGTGTGTAtgaaccataatttatttaaccatcctTTGCTAGAAGGCATTTAGCATTGTTTTTCAGTGTTTTGTTATTTCAAGCGGTGAGGCAGGGAATGTGTGTATATACCCTAGCACTCTTTTGCAAGtatttctgtaggataaattcttaATGGTGGAATTGCTGATCAAAGAATATGtacctttaaaattttgatagatagcatttaaaatttcattagataCTGTCAATTAACCATCTGTGTCCCATTTCCCCAGCCCATTATCAATACTAGATATTAtcaatcatttacatttttaccaATTGACTTCCTTGATTTAATAAATACGTATTACTAGAAGATAGTGAAATCTTTACGTGGCTCTCTCCAGCTCTAGGACTGAAAGTTCCTCAGTATCCGTTTGTCTTTGTGGTTTCCGCGTCTAGCACCATGTTTAATGTAGattaaatattctataaatggtTTGCAGTGAATGAAGTATAAGACCTGACTCTTGTCTTCAAAGAACTTCAAGTCTGGTGTTATATAAACTAGTCAAGGCTTTaacaatgaggaagaaaaacagcaTAGTATCTAAAATGGATGTTCGGTTATGTGTTGTAGGAAAACTCATCTGTTGGGTAGCTTCCCTAAATTACTTCTCATGAGACATCCTGCTACTCACTTTCTTTTCACTGAGTTCTGTACTGCAAGGTGAATTATTTTCTATTAACTTAAAACTTCAAATCTATATCAGCCATAATGGAAACGTATTattctatcttcttttgagaCAGGTTGCTCAGTTTAGTTCAAGTAGTAATGTATTTTGTCGTATGCCCAATTTCAATTTTACCttgaattctaatttttttttcctcccgtTTCAGGTAAGACCATGAATTATGGCATTTCTTAAATGAAGCATTGAGGACTGACGTGAGAGTCAtaacatatagaaaataaatgcgTTTTAAGTTATGTCTATTAATTTGActgtagatatatatatttacctcCTTAGTAATGCAAGAAGTCTTTGTGGGAAGCAAAGGAGCAAGCAACTGCATTTCTTGTGCTCACCTGAACATTACTGGAGCATAAGCCACATCAGTCTGCAAAGAGCCTTTCACACAAGCAAAGTAAGATGTAAATGGACCAAAAGTGAAGCACACTCTTGCAGTAAGCACTGTTACTCTCCTAGCGACCATGGTGTACATGTTGGAATTTTGAAACTTAGCACCTCTGCTCCCAGGGGACTTACAAAAGTGAGCATTCGTATGTCCCGTATTAAAAGTACTTTGAACTCTGTTTCAAAGGCTCTTTTTGGTAAGCAGAATGAAATGATCTCATGTTTAGCTCAATTTAAGCCAAGTTCTCGAATATTAAGAAAAGTATCAGATAGTGTCTggttaaaacagaaaaatgttcgACAAGCCAttaaatctttgaaaagatacagtgacaaatcagaagaaaagagttcgtttccagaaaagaaaagtcacattATAGATACAGATAAAGATATAGATAAACAAAGCCTTTTTCATTACTCAACTAGTATAACCACAAAATTTGGAGAGTCATTCTACTTCTTATCAAATCATATTAATTCATACTTCAAACGTGAGGAGAAAATgtctcaaaaaaaggaaaataaacatttccGGGACAACTCAGAACTTGAAGACGAGAAATCCAGTTCTCCAGATTCTGGTGTCCTGACTGATGAGAAGCAAGACTCAGAATCTTCTTTACATACTGTGGACAAGCCCTCAAGTCCCAGTGGGACACCTGAGGTTCTTCCAGTTTCTGCTAAACAGAGTATTGCTAACTTTCTTTCTCGTCCCACTGGAGGTGTACAAGCTTTAGTAGGTGGTTATATTGGTGGACTCGTCCCCAAGTTAAAGTACAATTCCAAGAGTCAGTCAGAAGAACAGGAAGAGGCTGGGAAAGCTGAGCAGGCTGTCAGCAAAGACAAAAATGCAGAGGAGAAAAAGCGTTTGTCTCTTCAGCGGGAAAAGGCAAGTTATTCAGTGTGGTTTTAAGGTTTAATTTTCGTCAGATTTATAAGTTTCATTTCCTAATGGGACCTAAGAAGCTTTAATCATTTGTTAGTATTACTAGAGCAATTTCATATTctaatacatacatttttatatgcCGTTGTAGATTATTGCAAGAGTGAGTATTGATAACAGAACCCGGGCATTAGTTCAGGCATTGAGAAGAACAACTGACCCAAAGCTCTGCATTAATAGGGTTGAAGAACTGACCTTTCATCTTCTAGAatttccagaaggaaaaggagTAGCTGTCAAGGTAATTCTGATTTATTTAATCTGGTTTTGTcttggaataaaaataataatgaaccTTCTAAAATGGAGAAGACAatgcctttcatttttttatgtaaatatttttatcatacaTGTAATCTGTTATATAGTCAGTAATTGCCCCATTTATTCTATGATATACATTATGTTAAATGCTCCCTTTTATTCTATGATATAAATTATTCTATTAGTACTAGTATCTATGCTTTgagattaaacattttaaaatagaagctAAATCTCAGTATATCAGTTGAATTGCCTTGTAGCTGCCAAGTTTTTCTTAAATTCAATGTAGATATTTATACTATGGTATTACTCTTTGAAGACAGGACATGTAATTCATAAGCAAACTAttgctaatttttatttcatgatcttttgtatttgaaaggaaaaattttaatgacCTTATCGATAATTGAATTGGTGATCATGTTAATAAAACAATTAGGTTTGTTTTGCCtctgttttttcatatttaaaatagggAAGATATTTTAGAGCCATTTAAAGAGACTACTTTGACAGAAATACCATAAAATATGATCGATGTGGTTGTGTCTCTTTACATCTGTACTACAAGTATTtgtaatatttaatgaataatttgaaaatatcataTAATGAATATAGATGATGTTAGCATTTGATTAGAGAGCTTTTAGTGCTTATTTTAAACTTGCCATTCAGAAAATTGTACATTAACTTAGTTCACGTTTATTCCACTTTTGACAACCATCTTGCTGAAAAATT includes the following:
- the PNPLA8 gene encoding calcium-independent phospholipase A2-gamma isoform X4, producing MSRIKSTLNSVSKALFGKQNEMISCLAQFKPSSRILRKVSDSVWLKQKNVRQAIKSLKRYSDKSEEKSSFPEKKSHIIDTDKDIDKQSLFHYSTSITTKFGESFYFLSNHINSYFKREEKMSQKKENKHFRDNSELEDEKSSSPDSGVLTDEKQDSESSLHTVDKPSSPSGTPEVLPVSAKQSIANFLSRPTGGVQALVGGYIGGLVPKLKYNSKSQSEEQEEAGKAEQAVSKDKNAEEKKRLSLQREKIIARVSIDNRTRALVQALRRTTDPKLCINRVEELTFHLLEFPEGKGVAVKEKIIPCLLRLRQIKDETLQAAVREILALIGYVDPVKGRGIRILAIDGGGTRGVVALQTLRKLVELTQKPVHQLFDYICGVSTGAILAFMLGLFHMPLDECEELYRKLGSDVFSQNVIVGTVKMSWSHAFYDSQTWENILKDRMGSSLMIETARNPTCPKVAAVSTIVNRGITPKAFVFRNYGHFPGINSHYLGGCQYKMWQAIRASSAAPGYFEEYALGNDLHQDGGLLLNNPSALAMHECKCLWPDVPLECIVSLGTGRYESDVRNAVTYTSLKTKLSNVINSATDTEDSIL
- the PNPLA8 gene encoding calcium-independent phospholipase A2-gamma isoform X2, with the protein product MSINLTVDIYIYLLSNARSLCGKQRSKQLHFLCSPEHYWSISHISLQRAFHTSKVRCKWTKSEAHSCSKHCYSPSDHGVHVGILKLSTSAPRGLTKVSIRMSRIKSTLNSVSKALFGKQNEMISCLAQFKPSSRILRKVSDSVWLKQKNVRQAIKSLKRYSDKSEEKSSFPEKKSHIIDTDKDIDKQSLFHYSTSITTKFGESFYFLSNHINSYFKREEKMSQKKENKHFRDNSELEDEKSSSPDSGVLTDEKQDSESSLHTVDKPSSPSGTPEVLPVSAKQSIANFLSRPTGGVQALVGGYIGGLVPKLKYNSKSQSEEQEEAGKAEQAVSKDKNAEEKKRLSLQREKIIARVSIDNRTRALVQALRRTTDPKLCINRVEELTFHLLEFPEGKGVAVKEKIIPCLLRLRQIKDETLQAAVREILALIGYVDPVKGRGIRILAIDGGGTRGVVALQTLRKLVELTQKPVHQLFDYICGVSTGAILAFMLGLFHMPLDECEELYRKLGSDVFSQNVIVGTVKMSWSHAFYDSQTWENILKDRMGSSLMIETARNPTCPKVAAVSTIVNRGITPKAFVFRNYGHFPGINSHYLGGCQYKMWQAIRASSAAPGYFEEYALGNDLHQDGGLLLNNPSALAMHECKCLWPDVPLECIVSLGTGRYESDVRNAVTYTSLKTKLSNVINSATDTEDSIL
- the PNPLA8 gene encoding calcium-independent phospholipase A2-gamma isoform X1 produces the protein MSINLTVDIYIYLLSNARSLCGKQRSKQLHFLCSPEHYWSISHISLQRAFHTSKVRCKWTKSEAHSCSKHCYSPSDHGVHVGILKLSTSAPRGLTKVSIRMSRIKSTLNSVSKALFGKQNEMISCLAQFKPSSRILRKVSDSVWLKQKNVRQAIKSLKRYSDKSEEKSSFPEKKSHIIDTDKDIDKQSLFHYSTSITTKFGESFYFLSNHINSYFKREEKMSQKKENKHFRDNSELEDEKSSSPDSGVLTDEKQDSESSLHTVDKPSSPSGTPEVLPVSAKQSIANFLSRPTGGVQALVGGYIGGLVPKLKYNSKSQSEEQEEAGKAEQAVSKDKNAEEKKRLSLQREKIIARVSIDNRTRALVQALRRTTDPKLCINRVEELTFHLLEFPEGKGVAVKEKIIPCLLRLRQIKDETLQAAVREILALIGYVDPVKGRGIRILAIDGGGTRGVVALQTLRKLVELTQKPVHQLFDYICGVSTGAILAFMLGLFHMPLDECEELYRKLGSDVFSQNVIVGTVKMSWSHAFYDSQTWENILKDRMGSSLMIETARNPTCPKVAAVSTIVNRGITPKAFVFRNYGHFPGINSHYLGGCQYKMWQAIRASSAAPGYFEEYALGNDLHQDGGLLLNNPSALAMHECKCLWPDVPLECIVSLGTGRYESDVRNAVTYTSLKTKLSNVINSATDTEEVHIMLDGLLPPDTYFRFNPVMCENIPLDESRNEKLDQLQLEGLKYIERNEEKMKKLAKILSQEKTTLQKINDWIKLKTDMYEGLPFFSKL